In Coriobacteriaceae bacterium, a single window of DNA contains:
- a CDS encoding phosphoglycerate dehydrogenase: MRKIKTIDDITKDGKVEFGEGYEFVSTAEEADAILMRSTDLHGYELPEGIRAIARCGAGVNNIPVEEYAKKGVVVFNSPGANSNAVKELVLGMLVLSSRGVVQSMNWVRDNADDPEIQVDAEKAKKAFVGRELKGKRIGVIGLGNVGSKVANACVDLGMDVYGYDPFISVEHAWVLSREVQRVGTLEDLCRGCDYLTVHVPSKADTIGMISTEQINLLAPDAVLINYARETIIDEDAVDAALREGKLSWFSCDFATPKTVKMPNTFITTHSGAGTGEAEANCADMAISELKDYLENGNIAHSVNYPACSMGKARAASRIACLHANVPNMIGQITAILAKDNANVRRMTNESAGENAYTMFDTDEHLDSSTIEALKQIPSMYRVRVIK; this comes from the coding sequence ATGCGCAAGATCAAAACCATCGACGACATCACCAAGGACGGCAAGGTCGAGTTTGGCGAGGGCTACGAGTTTGTGAGCACCGCCGAGGAGGCCGACGCTATCCTGATGCGCTCCACCGACCTGCACGGCTACGAGCTGCCCGAGGGCATCCGCGCCATCGCCCGCTGCGGCGCCGGCGTCAACAACATCCCCGTCGAGGAGTACGCCAAAAAGGGCGTCGTCGTCTTTAACTCCCCCGGTGCCAACAGTAACGCCGTCAAGGAGCTCGTCCTGGGCATGCTGGTGCTTTCGAGCCGAGGCGTGGTGCAGTCGATGAATTGGGTGCGCGACAACGCCGACGACCCCGAGATTCAGGTCGACGCCGAAAAGGCCAAGAAGGCCTTTGTGGGCCGCGAGCTCAAGGGCAAGCGCATCGGCGTTATCGGTCTGGGCAACGTGGGCTCCAAGGTCGCCAACGCCTGCGTCGACCTGGGCATGGACGTCTACGGCTACGATCCGTTCATTTCCGTCGAGCACGCATGGGTGCTGAGCCGCGAGGTGCAGCGCGTCGGCACGCTCGAGGACCTCTGCCGCGGCTGCGACTACCTCACCGTGCACGTGCCCAGCAAGGCCGACACCATCGGCATGATCAGCACCGAGCAGATTAACCTGCTGGCGCCCGACGCCGTGCTCATCAACTACGCGCGCGAAACCATCATTGACGAGGACGCCGTCGACGCTGCCCTGCGTGAGGGCAAGCTGAGCTGGTTTAGCTGCGACTTTGCCACGCCCAAGACCGTCAAGATGCCCAACACGTTTATCACCACGCACTCGGGCGCCGGCACTGGCGAGGCCGAGGCCAACTGCGCCGACATGGCCATCAGCGAGCTCAAGGATTACCTGGAGAACGGCAACATCGCGCACAGCGTCAACTACCCCGCCTGCAGCATGGGCAAGGCGCGCGCCGCAAGCCGCATTGCCTGCCTGCACGCCAACGTGCCCAACATGATCGGCCAAATCACGGCCATCCTGGCCAAGGACAATGCCAACGTGCGGCGTATGACCAACGAGTCCGCTGGCGAGAACGCCTACACCATGTTCGACACCGACGAGCACCTGGACAGCAGCACCATCGAGGCGCTCAAGCAAATTCCGTCGATGTATCGCGTGCGCGTGATCAAATAG